A part of Paenibacillus sp. sptzw28 genomic DNA contains:
- a CDS encoding flagellin: protein MIINHNLNAMNAHRNLTFNNTQQGKSSEKLSSGFRINRAADDAAGLSISEKMRGQIRGLGQAQRNAQDGVSLIQTAEGALNEVSDMLVRMKELTVQKANGTYGAADTANIDLELTNLATNITNTISNTSFNGKTILDGTATADIVTDDKGTKLTVAAAVLTNTKALTSASTTANIETAIDEVNLQRATYGAQQNSLEHTINNLGATTENLQAAESRIRDTDMAKEMMTYTKFNILQQAATAMLAQANQAPQGVLQLLR, encoded by the coding sequence ATGATTATCAACCACAATCTTAACGCAATGAATGCACACCGCAACCTCACTTTCAACAATACCCAACAAGGTAAATCGAGTGAGAAATTGTCTTCCGGTTTCCGGATCAACCGTGCGGCTGACGATGCAGCAGGTCTTTCAATCTCCGAGAAAATGAGAGGACAAATTCGCGGTTTGGGCCAAGCTCAACGTAATGCCCAAGACGGCGTTTCCTTGATTCAAACGGCTGAAGGCGCGTTGAACGAAGTTTCCGACATGCTCGTTCGCATGAAAGAGCTGACTGTTCAGAAGGCTAACGGCACGTACGGTGCAGCTGACACTGCTAATATCGACCTTGAATTGACGAACCTTGCTACGAACATTACGAACACGATCTCCAACACAAGCTTCAACGGCAAAACAATTCTTGACGGTACTGCAACAGCCGACATCGTTACAGATGACAAAGGCACTAAGTTAACTGTAGCTGCCGCTGTACTGACTAACACTAAAGCATTAACAAGTGCATCTACTACAGCTAACATCGAAACAGCAATCGATGAAGTGAACTTGCAGCGCGCAACTTATGGTGCTCAACAAAACTCCTTAGAGCACACAATCAACAACCTGGGAGCAACAACAGAGAACCTGCAAGCTGCCGAATCCCGTATCCGCGATACTGATATGGCGAAAGAAATGATGACCTACACCAAGTTTAACATTCTCCAACAAGCAGCAACGGCTATGCTGGCACAAGCTAACCAAGCTCCTCAAGGCGTTCTGCAATTGCTTCGTTAA
- a CDS encoding flagellar protein FlaG → MDISATNPPVFYSSSVKPTELNTLTTPTNNDKQIKSSADISDKENFELSVSEKAVMRAVERANKMISGTPKHAEFSVHKPYGDIVIKIVNSETKEVIREFPSEKVLDLLDKLQEINGAIIDEKR, encoded by the coding sequence ATGGATATCAGTGCTACAAATCCACCAGTTTTTTATAGCAGTTCCGTTAAGCCGACGGAATTAAACACTTTAACAACACCGACCAATAACGACAAGCAGATTAAATCCTCTGCTGATATCTCGGATAAAGAAAATTTTGAGCTATCAGTATCGGAGAAGGCGGTTATGAGAGCGGTTGAACGAGCTAATAAGATGATTTCCGGTACACCTAAGCATGCCGAATTCAGCGTTCATAAGCCTTATGGGGATATAGTCATTAAAATAGTGAATTCCGAGACTAAAGAAGTTATTAGAGAATTCCCTTCTGAGAAAGTGTTGGATCTCCTCGACAAGCTGCAGGAAATCAATGGGGCTATAATTGATGAAAAGAGGTAA
- the fliS gene encoding flagellar export chaperone FliS produces MSTQAQNVYMKTQATTAHPGELTLMLYNGCLKFMKQSMINIERREFEAKNTNIQRAIDIVEELQITLNMEYELSANLFSLYAFIKETLMEANIGMNKDHIQECINLLIELRDTWVQALKQVKSGLQVNTL; encoded by the coding sequence ATGAGCACACAGGCACAGAATGTATACATGAAGACTCAAGCTACAACGGCTCATCCCGGGGAACTCACCTTAATGCTTTACAATGGTTGTCTTAAATTTATGAAACAAAGCATGATAAATATCGAAAGACGGGAATTCGAGGCAAAGAACACCAACATACAACGTGCTATCGATATCGTCGAAGAACTTCAAATCACGCTGAATATGGAATACGAGCTGTCAGCGAATTTGTTCAGTCTTTACGCTTTTATTAAGGAGACTTTAATGGAAGCAAATATAGGTATGAATAAGGACCATATTCAAGAGTGCATCAATTTATTGATAGAATTAAGGGATACGTGGGTGCAGGCTTTAAAACAGGTCAAATCAGGCTTGCAGGTAAACACATTATGA
- the fliD gene encoding flagellar filament capping protein FliD — translation MVMRLAGLGSGLDVDSMVAKLMQAERAPLDKLSQKNQQLTWKSQAYRDINVKLAAFRDSLSALRFGSTWANTTSTSSDSTKVEVSSVGTAAAGTHKIIVTKLAQGASTSSGNVTSSASLNGSTALTSGASISAAGKNNVFSVSLNGTTKTVTIADGNYDKAGLVSAIQSAVDQSFGANQIQVGTNGDDTLNFTPLGDPNYLPQLKINTVTGYTTVSDLGFTDNQSFKFDNSAVLSTQASKLSGALTATSFVINGQTINITNTDSLDSIMSKVNNSAAGVNMYYDSITDKISVTSKTTGDTAKIIYGADASTTNFLNTFQLNTAITQGSNAQVNIDGVDGTYASNQITSNGVTYTLRNVTDPVNGVTVNVNQDTDAIYNSISDFVTKYNDLLGSINTKLRESVFRDYQPLTDEQKKAMSETDITNWENKAKSGLLHNDQTLAQLRNSLRGSAYSTITTLPSNLNSLYDVGITTKPYILNDSENAGKLEIDSARLKDAISKDPQGVIKIFTNQMSSGGAQSDKGVLQQFYESANNTISSIINTAGTANDSFSNVTNTLGKQVYDINYKIVDLQDKLDQKENYYYSMFSKMDTAIANSNAQISWLQGQLQ, via the coding sequence ATGGTCATGAGATTGGCAGGATTAGGCTCAGGACTCGATGTTGACAGTATGGTAGCTAAGCTTATGCAGGCCGAGCGGGCCCCACTGGACAAGCTGAGCCAAAAAAATCAGCAGCTAACGTGGAAGTCACAAGCCTATCGGGATATAAATGTCAAACTGGCGGCTTTTCGCGATTCCTTATCCGCCCTCCGTTTTGGAAGCACTTGGGCAAACACTACTTCAACTTCTTCGGATTCAACGAAGGTAGAAGTTTCGTCCGTCGGGACTGCAGCAGCGGGAACTCACAAAATTATTGTAACAAAATTAGCGCAGGGAGCTTCTACGTCAAGCGGGAACGTGACCAGTTCCGCCTCGCTGAATGGTTCGACGGCACTTACTTCAGGGGCGTCGATCAGTGCAGCCGGCAAGAACAACGTTTTTAGCGTATCCCTCAATGGAACGACCAAGACAGTGACAATAGCAGATGGCAATTATGACAAGGCCGGGCTGGTAAGTGCTATTCAATCGGCTGTGGATCAAAGCTTTGGCGCAAACCAAATTCAAGTCGGTACAAATGGTGACGATACCTTAAATTTTACCCCATTGGGAGATCCCAATTATCTGCCGCAGTTAAAAATCAACACCGTAACCGGATATACGACAGTATCGGATTTAGGTTTTACTGATAATCAATCATTTAAATTCGACAATAGTGCGGTTCTTAGCACACAAGCTTCTAAATTATCCGGCGCATTAACCGCAACCTCCTTTGTCATTAACGGACAGACGATCAATATTACTAATACAGACTCCTTAGACTCCATAATGTCCAAAGTTAATAATTCCGCTGCGGGAGTCAACATGTATTATGATTCCATAACGGACAAGATCAGCGTTACAAGTAAAACTACCGGAGACACTGCAAAAATCATTTATGGTGCAGACGCTTCAACTACCAATTTCCTGAATACATTCCAGTTAAATACCGCTATCACCCAGGGGAGCAACGCACAGGTAAACATTGACGGTGTGGATGGTACTTATGCTTCAAATCAGATTACTTCGAACGGGGTCACTTATACGCTGCGGAACGTGACGGATCCAGTTAATGGCGTGACCGTGAATGTCAATCAGGACACGGATGCGATCTATAATTCAATCTCAGACTTTGTAACGAAATACAATGACCTGCTCGGGAGTATAAATACGAAGTTACGAGAGAGCGTATTTAGAGACTATCAACCTTTAACTGATGAGCAGAAAAAAGCGATGTCCGAAACGGATATAACGAATTGGGAGAATAAAGCGAAAAGCGGATTACTTCATAATGATCAAACACTGGCTCAGCTCCGTAACAGCTTGCGGGGAAGCGCTTATTCAACAATTACTACCCTTCCCAGCAACTTAAACTCGTTATACGATGTTGGAATAACTACTAAGCCTTATATTCTCAATGATTCCGAAAATGCGGGTAAACTTGAAATTGACAGCGCCAGACTCAAAGATGCCATATCCAAGGACCCGCAGGGAGTAATCAAGATTTTCACAAACCAAATGTCCTCGGGCGGCGCCCAATCCGACAAGGGCGTGCTGCAGCAATTCTATGAAAGTGCAAACAATACAATCAGCAGCATCATAAACACAGCCGGCACTGCAAATGATTCGTTTTCCAATGTAACGAATACTCTGGGTAAGCAGGTTTACGACATTAATTATAAAATTGTTGACCTGCAGGACAAGCTCGATCAAAAGGAAAATTATTATTACAGCATGTTTTCTAAAATGGACACCGCAATTGCCAATAGCAATGCGCAGATTTCGTGGCTGCAGGGTCAACTGCAATAA
- the fliB gene encoding flagellin lysine-N-methylase: MSTTKMTTLIPQYMNSFSCIGSACEDTCCAGWQVTIDKSTYKKYGRVRDKELSPLLNKKVKKKNVDVSPENYASMELDSKMQCSFLSEQNLCRIQQKLGESFLSHVCATYPRTSNLVNNILETSATMSCPEIARLALLNPNKMEFDMKEESIHIRNMVINRLQTDTEINDINKYFWELRSFSIDVLQNRTYYLWERLIILGVFYQKLEQYLQDGMLDEIPHLISMYMSNLGEGRLKEGLDKLPTQYTFQLKVIKEIIDKHFLHTINNQRYLECFNETLQGLQYSDDCEFDEISVHYDEAYNDYYLPFIKDHEYILENYLVNYVYKNLFPVARGNNLFEEYVMLIVHYSMIKMHLIGMAGFRKNEFKLEHVIKMIQSYSKTIEHNPSYLQAVIQLLNHNGINTMTHMAVLIKN, translated from the coding sequence ATGAGTACAACCAAAATGACCACTCTCATACCCCAATACATGAATTCATTTTCATGCATCGGATCCGCATGTGAAGACACCTGCTGCGCAGGTTGGCAGGTTACGATCGATAAATCCACATATAAGAAATATGGCCGAGTGCGCGATAAGGAATTGTCCCCCCTATTAAATAAGAAGGTCAAGAAAAAGAACGTCGACGTAAGCCCCGAAAATTATGCAAGCATGGAACTGGACTCCAAAATGCAGTGCTCTTTTCTCTCCGAACAGAATTTGTGCCGGATACAACAAAAATTAGGTGAGAGTTTCCTCTCACATGTTTGCGCCACCTATCCCAGAACTTCGAATCTGGTAAATAACATACTCGAGACATCCGCAACGATGTCATGCCCGGAAATTGCCCGTCTTGCATTGTTAAACCCCAATAAAATGGAATTTGACATGAAGGAAGAATCGATTCATATACGCAACATGGTCATTAATCGGCTACAAACCGATACCGAAATTAATGATATTAACAAATATTTCTGGGAATTACGCTCTTTTTCTATCGACGTTCTACAAAATCGTACTTATTATTTGTGGGAAAGATTAATTATTTTGGGAGTGTTCTATCAGAAATTGGAGCAATACTTGCAAGACGGAATGCTCGATGAGATTCCACACTTAATTTCAATGTATATGTCGAATTTAGGAGAGGGAAGATTAAAAGAAGGGCTAGACAAATTACCGACCCAATATACATTCCAGTTAAAAGTAATAAAAGAAATTATTGATAAGCATTTTCTTCATACCATTAACAATCAGCGATACTTGGAATGCTTTAACGAAACCCTGCAAGGGCTGCAGTATTCGGATGATTGCGAGTTCGATGAAATTTCGGTTCATTATGATGAAGCCTATAACGATTATTACTTGCCTTTTATTAAAGATCATGAATATATCCTGGAAAATTATTTGGTTAATTACGTTTATAAAAACCTGTTTCCCGTTGCCCGCGGCAACAATTTATTCGAGGAATATGTGATGCTTATTGTACATTATTCTATGATCAAAATGCATCTTATCGGGATGGCCGGTTTTCGAAAAAACGAATTCAAACTGGAGCATGTAATAAAAATGATTCAATCCTATTCCAAGACCATTGAACACAACCCATCCTACTTACAGGCGGTTATTCAATTATTGAATCACAATGGTATAAATACAATGACTCATATGGCTGTATTGATTAAAAATTAG
- a CDS encoding cold-shock protein → MQGKVKWFNAEKGYGFIETEQGGDVFVHFSAIQSEGFKTLEEGQSVEFDIVEGARGPQAANVIKL, encoded by the coding sequence ATGCAAGGTAAAGTGAAATGGTTTAACGCTGAAAAGGGTTATGGATTCATCGAGACTGAGCAAGGCGGCGACGTATTTGTTCATTTCTCCGCAATCCAATCCGAAGGTTTCAAAACGCTCGAGGAAGGCCAATCGGTTGAATTCGACATCGTGGAAGGCGCACGCGGTCCACAAGCTGCCAACGTAATCAAATTGTAA
- the hpf gene encoding ribosome hibernation-promoting factor, HPF/YfiA family — protein MKYNVRGQHIQVTDALRDYVEKKLSRLERYFEAPINTSETTVTLSVTKGKHAVEVTIPLPGVMLRAEEKKDDMYASIDLVVDKLERQIRKHKTKVNRKFRNESGIRTLFKDDSAPVRVLDEEDDLEVVRTKRFTLKPMDVEEAILQMNMVGHSFFMFANSATSEVNVVYKRSDGKYGLIEQT, from the coding sequence ATGAAATACAACGTTCGAGGTCAACACATTCAAGTGACAGACGCCCTGCGCGATTATGTCGAGAAGAAATTAAGCCGCCTGGAAAGGTATTTTGAAGCACCGATTAACACCTCCGAAACAACCGTTACCCTTTCCGTCACCAAAGGCAAGCATGCAGTGGAAGTAACCATTCCGCTTCCGGGTGTTATGCTCAGGGCGGAAGAGAAGAAGGATGACATGTACGCTTCCATCGACCTTGTCGTGGATAAACTGGAGCGGCAGATCCGTAAACATAAAACTAAAGTGAACCGAAAGTTCCGCAATGAAAGCGGTATCAGAACCTTGTTCAAGGACGACAGCGCGCCTGTGAGGGTGCTTGATGAAGAAGATGACTTGGAAGTCGTGCGGACCAAGCGGTTTACGCTTAAACCGATGGACGTCGAAGAAGCAATCCTCCAAATGAATATGGTCGGTCATTCGTTCTTTATGTTTGCAAACTCGGCAACCAGTGAAGTGAATGTCGTATATAAACGAAGCGATGGCAAATACGGTCTCATAGAACAAACTTGA
- the secA gene encoding preprotein translocase subunit SecA: MLGLVKKIFGDANEREIKRLMRTVEQINDLESQISQLSDEALRGKTDEFKARIEEGEELEDLLIEAFAVVREASKRVLDKRHYDVQLIGGMVLHDGKISEMKTGEGKTLVATLPVYLNALLGKGVHVVTVNDYLAMRDSEQLGQLYNFLGLTVGCNLHGLTHAEKQEAYACDITYGTNNEFGFDYLRDNMVLYKEQMVQRPLYFAIIDEVDSILIDEARTPLIISGQAAKSTELYFAADRFVSRLKEEEDYTVDVKLRSVTLTDAGVEKSERAFGIENLFDHANVLLNHHIQQALKAHAIMKRDVDYVVQDDEVIIVDEFTGRLMAGRRYSDGLHQAIEAKEQIKVQNESMTLATITFQNYFRMYRKLAGMTGTAKTEEEEFKKIYGLDVIQVPTNRQMIRNDIADVVYKTQTGKFKAVVEEIVDRHSKNQPVLVGTVSIENSERLSEMLKKRGITHKVLNAKYHAEEAEIISRAGQAGSVTIATNMAGRGTDIILGSEVPAVGGLHIIGTERHESRRIDNQLRGRAGRQGDPGSSQFYLSLEDELMRRFGSENIMGMMERLGFEEDQPIESRLITRAIESAQKRVEGNNFDLRKVVLQYDDVMNQQREIIYKQRREVLYSENIRDIVLEMINPVIDRIVEAHCPSDDVPENWELQEIVDYAQGTFLYEGMITKDDLWGKEKEEIIEFLNEQVLKLYNRREEEIGMETMREFEKVVVLRAVDSKWMDHIDAMDQLRQGIHLRAYGGTDPLREYQFEGFEMFKEMVEHIQEEVTKYIMKAHVESNLERQEVAKGQTETGGSSEPQVKRPMKKEERVGRNDPCPCGSGKKYKQCHGQ; encoded by the coding sequence ATGCTCGGACTTGTAAAAAAAATATTCGGAGATGCCAACGAACGGGAAATTAAGCGTCTCATGCGCACCGTAGAGCAAATTAATGATTTAGAGTCGCAAATTTCACAGCTGTCGGATGAAGCGCTTCGAGGTAAGACGGACGAGTTTAAAGCCCGCATCGAAGAAGGCGAGGAACTCGAAGATCTGCTCATCGAGGCGTTCGCCGTTGTACGGGAAGCCTCTAAGCGGGTACTCGATAAACGTCATTATGACGTTCAACTCATCGGCGGCATGGTACTTCATGACGGCAAAATATCTGAAATGAAAACCGGGGAAGGCAAAACGCTCGTAGCCACGCTGCCGGTTTATTTAAATGCGCTGCTCGGCAAGGGTGTTCACGTCGTCACGGTCAATGATTACTTGGCCATGCGCGACAGCGAGCAGCTCGGGCAGCTATATAATTTTCTAGGATTGACAGTCGGCTGCAACCTGCATGGCCTTACTCATGCGGAGAAGCAGGAGGCTTACGCATGCGACATCACATACGGCACCAATAATGAGTTCGGCTTCGACTACCTGCGTGACAATATGGTGCTGTACAAGGAACAGATGGTGCAGCGTCCGCTTTATTTTGCCATTATCGATGAAGTGGACTCGATCTTGATCGATGAAGCGCGGACTCCTCTGATTATATCGGGACAAGCCGCCAAGTCGACTGAGCTCTACTTCGCCGCAGACCGATTTGTCAGCCGTCTTAAAGAAGAGGAAGATTACACGGTCGATGTGAAGCTGCGCTCTGTTACATTGACCGATGCAGGCGTGGAGAAATCCGAGCGCGCCTTCGGTATCGAGAACTTATTCGACCATGCGAACGTGCTGCTGAATCATCACATTCAGCAGGCGCTTAAAGCGCATGCCATTATGAAACGCGACGTCGATTATGTCGTTCAGGATGACGAGGTAATCATCGTCGATGAGTTTACCGGACGTCTCATGGCCGGCCGACGTTACAGCGACGGACTGCATCAAGCGATCGAAGCCAAAGAGCAGATTAAAGTGCAGAACGAAAGCATGACGCTCGCAACGATCACGTTCCAGAACTACTTCCGGATGTACCGTAAGCTGGCCGGCATGACCGGTACGGCGAAGACGGAGGAAGAGGAGTTCAAGAAAATCTATGGTTTGGACGTAATCCAGGTCCCGACGAACCGCCAGATGATCCGTAACGATATTGCGGATGTAGTCTATAAAACCCAGACCGGCAAGTTTAAAGCGGTTGTTGAAGAAATTGTCGATCGCCACAGCAAGAACCAGCCGGTTCTGGTTGGTACCGTCTCTATTGAGAATTCCGAGCGGCTTTCGGAGATGCTGAAGAAACGCGGCATCACGCATAAGGTGCTTAACGCCAAATATCATGCCGAGGAAGCGGAAATTATTTCGCGCGCCGGCCAGGCCGGCTCCGTCACGATTGCCACTAACATGGCGGGCCGCGGTACTGACATTATACTTGGCAGCGAGGTTCCGGCCGTTGGCGGGCTTCATATTATCGGTACGGAGCGGCATGAGAGCCGCCGGATCGATAATCAGCTGCGCGGTCGTGCCGGACGTCAAGGCGACCCTGGTTCATCCCAGTTTTATTTGTCTCTGGAAGATGAGCTGATGCGCCGTTTCGGTTCGGAAAACATTATGGGTATGATGGAACGCCTCGGTTTTGAGGAGGATCAACCAATCGAGAGCCGCCTCATCACGCGTGCGATCGAATCGGCTCAGAAACGCGTGGAAGGCAACAACTTCGACCTGCGTAAAGTTGTCCTCCAGTATGACGATGTCATGAACCAGCAGCGTGAAATCATCTACAAGCAGCGCCGGGAAGTACTCTATTCGGAGAACATTCGCGATATTGTGCTTGAGATGATCAATCCGGTTATTGATCGGATCGTCGAAGCGCACTGTCCAAGCGACGATGTGCCCGAGAACTGGGAGCTTCAGGAAATCGTCGATTATGCCCAGGGCACATTCCTGTACGAGGGAATGATTACGAAGGACGATCTGTGGGGCAAAGAGAAAGAGGAAATTATTGAATTCCTGAATGAACAGGTCCTTAAGCTTTATAACCGGCGCGAGGAAGAGATCGGCATGGAAACGATGCGCGAATTCGAGAAAGTCGTTGTGCTGCGGGCTGTGGACAGCAAGTGGATGGATCATATCGATGCAATGGATCAGCTTCGTCAAGGGATTCATTTGCGCGCATACGGCGGCACCGATCCACTGCGCGAATATCAATTTGAAGGCTTCGAAATGTTCAAGGAAATGGTCGAACATATTCAGGAGGAAGTCACCAAGTATATTATGAAGGCACATGTCGAGAGCAATCTCGAGCGTCAGGAAGTCGCCAAAGGACAGACGGAAACCGGCGGAAGCAGCGAGCCCCAGGTCAAACGTCCGATGAAGAAGGAAGAGCGCGTCGGGCGTAATGATCCGTGCCCTTGCGGAAGCGGCAAGAAATACAAGCAGTGCCACGGTCAATAA